A section of the Leminorella richardii genome encodes:
- the acs gene encoding acetate--CoA ligase: MSAVHKHPIPAAIADNALINRQQYETMYRQSVEDPDTFWRQQGKAVDWITPYQKVKNTSFAPGNVSIRWFEDGTLNLSANCLDRHLAERGEQTAILWESDSGEETQTITYRQLHQRVCRFANVLKSLGLKQGDVVAIYMPMVPETAVAMLACARLGLIHSVIFAGFSPEAIAGRIIDSNARLVITADEGLRAGKTIPLKKNVDDALANPSVNSVEHTIVFQRTRGAIAWHPNRDLWWHELLERAEDDCPPVELSAEAPLFILYTSGSTGKPKGVLHTTGGYLVYATLTFKYVFDYHDGDIYWCTADMGWVTGHSYALYGPLSNGAVTLLFEGVLTSPEPNRMAKIVDKYQVNILYTAPTAIRSLMAQGDLAIEGTCRDSLRIMGSVGEPINPEAWEWYYYTIGNGKCPIVDTWWQTETGGFMLTPLPGVTELKAGSATKPFFGVKPALVDNDGKILDGACEGNLVITDSWPGQARTLFGDHDRFEQTYFSSFKNFYFSGDGARRDEDGDYWITGRVDDVLNVSGHRLGTAEIESALVSHPKIAEAAVVGIAHYIKGQAIYAYITLNHGEQPSDELYDEVIKWVRKEIGPIATPDILHWTQTLPKTRSGKIMRRILRKIADGDTSNLGDTSTLADPGVVEKLLQEKASMKAAS; encoded by the coding sequence ATGAGCGCTGTTCATAAACATCCCATTCCTGCAGCCATTGCGGACAATGCATTAATAAACAGGCAGCAGTATGAAACGATGTATCGGCAGTCCGTGGAGGATCCCGATACGTTCTGGCGCCAGCAGGGGAAAGCCGTTGACTGGATAACGCCCTATCAGAAGGTCAAAAATACCTCCTTTGCGCCGGGAAACGTCTCCATTCGCTGGTTTGAGGACGGCACGCTAAACCTGTCTGCCAACTGCCTAGATCGCCATCTCGCCGAGCGCGGCGAACAGACGGCCATACTGTGGGAAAGCGACAGCGGTGAGGAAACTCAGACTATCACCTATCGCCAGCTTCATCAGCGCGTTTGCCGCTTCGCCAACGTGCTCAAGTCGCTAGGGCTAAAACAGGGCGATGTGGTTGCTATCTATATGCCGATGGTGCCGGAAACCGCCGTCGCCATGCTGGCCTGTGCCCGACTTGGCCTTATCCACTCGGTTATTTTTGCCGGATTCTCTCCTGAAGCCATCGCCGGGCGCATTATCGACTCCAATGCGCGTCTAGTCATTACCGCTGATGAAGGACTGCGCGCCGGGAAAACTATTCCTCTGAAGAAGAACGTGGACGACGCGCTGGCGAATCCCAGCGTTAACAGCGTTGAGCACACCATCGTCTTCCAAAGAACTCGCGGCGCCATTGCCTGGCATCCGAACCGCGACCTGTGGTGGCACGAACTGCTCGAACGGGCTGAAGACGACTGCCCACCGGTTGAACTGTCGGCAGAGGCGCCGCTGTTTATTCTCTACACCTCCGGCTCAACCGGGAAGCCAAAGGGCGTACTGCACACCACCGGCGGCTATCTGGTTTATGCAACCCTGACGTTCAAGTACGTATTCGACTATCACGACGGCGATATTTACTGGTGTACTGCCGATATGGGCTGGGTCACCGGCCACAGCTATGCCCTGTACGGCCCGCTGAGCAACGGTGCGGTTACGCTGCTGTTTGAAGGGGTGCTCACATCGCCAGAACCGAACAGAATGGCGAAAATCGTCGATAAATATCAGGTTAACATTCTCTATACCGCACCAACCGCCATTCGCTCTTTGATGGCTCAGGGCGATCTCGCGATTGAAGGCACCTGTCGCGACTCCCTGCGCATTATGGGCTCCGTCGGCGAGCCGATTAACCCAGAAGCCTGGGAGTGGTACTACTACACCATTGGCAACGGCAAGTGCCCTATCGTGGACACCTGGTGGCAGACGGAAACCGGCGGCTTTATGCTCACTCCCCTGCCTGGCGTTACCGAACTAAAAGCAGGTTCCGCCACCAAGCCGTTCTTTGGCGTTAAGCCCGCGCTGGTAGACAACGACGGTAAAATTCTGGACGGCGCCTGTGAAGGTAATCTGGTAATAACCGATTCTTGGCCCGGTCAGGCGCGGACGCTGTTTGGCGATCACGACAGGTTTGAGCAAACCTACTTCTCTTCCTTCAAGAACTTTTACTTCAGCGGCGACGGCGCCAGACGCGACGAAGACGGCGACTACTGGATCACCGGCCGCGTTGACGACGTGCTCAACGTCTCCGGCCACCGCCTCGGCACCGCCGAAATTGAATCGGCGCTGGTCTCCCACCCCAAAATTGCCGAAGCGGCAGTGGTCGGCATCGCCCACTACATCAAGGGGCAGGCAATCTATGCCTATATCACGCTGAATCACGGTGAACAGCCCAGCGATGAACTTTACGATGAAGTCATCAAGTGGGTACGTAAAGAAATTGGCCCAATTGCTACACCCGACATTCTGCACTGGACGCAGACCCTGCCTAAAACGCGTTCAGGGAAGATCATGCGTCGCATACTCAGGAAAATCGCCGATGGCGACACCAGCAACCTGGGAGATACCTCAACTCTGGCCGATCCCGGCGTTGTAGAAAAGCTGCTGCAGGAGAAAGCGTCAATGAAAGCGGCTTCATAG
- a CDS encoding DUF485 domain-containing protein, with translation MNEQIYQRIESNPRFKELVRRRDNFAWTLSAITLALYVSFILLIAFEPQWLGTPLFEGSSITRGIPVGLGLIIASFILTGIYVYRANREFDELNAQILNEAHQ, from the coding sequence ATGAACGAACAGATTTATCAACGGATTGAGAGCAACCCGCGTTTTAAAGAACTGGTGCGTCGGCGCGATAACTTTGCCTGGACGCTGTCGGCCATTACGCTGGCCCTTTACGTTAGCTTTATTCTGCTTATCGCCTTTGAACCACAGTGGCTAGGCACGCCGCTCTTCGAAGGCTCCAGCATCACACGGGGTATTCCCGTTGGTCTGGGGCTTATCATCGCTTCCTTCATTTTAACCGGCATTTACGTGTACCGCGCCAACCGGGAATTTGACGAGCTGAATGCTCAAATACTGAATGAGGCTCACCAATGA
- a CDS encoding cation acetate symporter produces the protein MKNRLLLALLTLLTAPLALADAVTGEVKRQPLNVEAIVMFVLFVGLTLYITYWASKRTRSRADYYTAGGKITGLQNGLAIAGDFMSAASFLGISALVYTSGYDGLIYSIGFLIGWPIILFLIAERLRNLGRYTFADVASYRLKQKEIRTLSACGSLVVVALYLIAQMVGAGKLIQLLFGLNYHVAVILVGILMVLYVLFGGMLATTWVQIIKAVLLLSGASFMAIMVMKSVNFNFNELFVQAIKVSPKGAAIMSPGGLVSDPISALSLGLALMFGTAGLPHIIMRFFTVSDAKEARKSVFYATGFIGYFYILTFIIGFGAIFLVGGNPAFKDAAGALIGGTNMAAVHLANAVGGSFFLGFISAVAFATILAVVAGLTLAGASAVSHDLYANVIKQGAATERDELKVSKITTVVLGFVAIGLGILFEKQNIAFMVGLAFSIAASCNFPIIILSMYWKKLTTRGAMIGGWLGLLSAVTMMILGPTIWVQILGHTKPIYPYEYPALFSMLIAFVSTWFFSVTDTSENAVQERLLFDPQFIRSQTGYGASGGVSH, from the coding sequence ATGAAAAACCGCCTGCTCCTTGCGCTGCTCACGCTGCTGACCGCGCCGCTGGCGCTGGCCGATGCCGTTACCGGTGAGGTCAAGCGTCAGCCGCTAAACGTCGAAGCCATCGTGATGTTCGTTCTGTTTGTCGGCCTGACGCTCTACATTACCTACTGGGCCTCAAAGCGAACCCGTTCACGCGCTGACTACTACACTGCTGGAGGAAAGATCACCGGCCTGCAAAACGGCCTGGCAATCGCTGGCGACTTTATGTCTGCCGCCTCGTTTTTAGGCATTTCCGCGCTGGTCTATACCTCCGGCTACGACGGCCTGATTTACTCGATTGGCTTTCTTATCGGCTGGCCGATTATTCTGTTTTTAATCGCCGAACGGCTGAGAAACCTCGGGCGCTATACATTTGCCGACGTTGCCTCTTATCGACTAAAGCAAAAGGAGATCCGCACTCTTTCTGCCTGCGGTTCGCTAGTGGTTGTGGCGCTGTACCTGATAGCGCAAATGGTGGGTGCGGGTAAGCTTATCCAGCTGCTGTTTGGCCTCAACTACCACGTCGCGGTGATTCTGGTGGGCATTCTGATGGTGCTGTACGTGCTGTTTGGCGGCATGCTGGCTACCACTTGGGTACAAATCATCAAGGCAGTGCTGCTGCTATCCGGCGCCAGCTTTATGGCTATCATGGTGATGAAGTCGGTCAACTTCAACTTTAACGAGCTGTTCGTACAGGCGATTAAGGTGAGCCCGAAAGGTGCTGCCATTATGAGCCCCGGCGGGCTAGTGTCGGATCCGATATCGGCACTTTCCCTTGGGCTGGCATTGATGTTTGGTACCGCAGGCCTACCGCACATCATCATGCGCTTTTTCACCGTGAGCGATGCCAAAGAGGCGCGTAAGAGTGTGTTTTACGCCACGGGCTTTATCGGCTATTTCTATATACTGACCTTTATCATAGGCTTCGGTGCGATTTTCCTGGTAGGCGGCAACCCAGCCTTTAAGGATGCAGCAGGCGCGCTGATCGGCGGTACCAACATGGCGGCGGTTCACTTGGCCAACGCCGTTGGCGGCAGCTTCTTCCTAGGCTTTATTTCGGCGGTTGCCTTTGCCACCATTCTGGCAGTAGTTGCCGGATTAACGCTGGCGGGAGCGTCTGCGGTCTCCCATGACCTGTACGCTAACGTCATTAAGCAAGGAGCCGCCACAGAGCGCGACGAGCTTAAGGTATCCAAAATCACCACGGTGGTGCTCGGCTTTGTCGCCATCGGCCTGGGCATTCTGTTTGAGAAGCAGAACATTGCGTTCATGGTAGGGCTTGCCTTCTCCATTGCCGCCAGCTGTAACTTCCCGATTATCATTCTGTCCATGTACTGGAAAAAGCTAACCACTCGGGGAGCTATGATCGGTGGCTGGCTGGGGCTTTTAAGCGCGGTGACCATGATGATCCTTGGGCCTACAATTTGGGTGCAAATCCTCGGCCACACCAAGCCTATCTACCCCTATGAGTACCCAGCGCTGTTCTCCATGCTGATTGCCTTTGTCAGCACCTGGTTCTTCTCCGTCACTGACACCTCGGAAAACGCGGTTCAGGAAAGGCTGCTGTTCGATCCACAGTTTATTCGTTCGCAAACGGGCTATGGCGCATCCGGAGGGGTTTCTCACTAG
- the rpoC gene encoding DNA-directed RNA polymerase subunit beta' — protein MKDLLKFLKAQTKTEEFDAIKIALASPDMIRSWSFGEVKKPETINYRTFKPERDGLFCARIFGPVKDYECLCGKYKRLKHRGVICEKCGVEVTQTKVRRERMGHIELASPTAHIWFLKSLPSRIGLLLDMPLRDIERVLYFESYVVVEGGMTNLEKRQILTEEQYLDALEEFGDEFDAKMGAEAIQALLKNMDLEQECEQLREELNETNSETKRKKLTKRIKLLEAFIQSGNKPEWMILTVLPVLPPDLRPLVPLDGGRFATSDLNDLYRRVINRNNRLKRLLDLAAPDIIVRNEKRMLQEAVDALLDNGRRGRAITGSNKRPLKSLADMIKGKQGRFRQNLLGKRVDYSGRSVITVGPYLRLHQCGLPKKMALELFKPFIYGKLELRGLATTIKAAKKMVEREEAVVWDILDEVIREHPVLLNRAPTLHRLGIQAFEPVLIEGKAIQLHPLVCAAYNADFDGDQMAVHVPLTLEAQLEARALMMSTNNILSPANGEPIIVPSQDVVLGLYYMTRDKVNAKGEGMVLNGPKEAERVYRAGHAELHARVKVRITEYVKNAEGVMTEKTGLVDTTVGRAIFWMIVPKGLPYSVINQALGKKAISKMINTCYRILGLKPTVIFADQTMYTGFAYAARSGASVGIDDMVIPAKKAEIINEAETEVAEIQEQFQSGLVTAGERYNKVIDIWAAANERVAKAMMENLSSETVINRDGEEEKQVSFNSIFMMADSGARGSAAQIRQLAGMRGLMAKPDGSIIETPITANFREGLNVLQYFISTHGARKGLADTALKTANSGYLTRRLVDVAQDLVVIEDDCGTYDGVTMTPVIEGGDVKEPLRERVLGRVTAEDVLKPGTADILVPRNTLLNEKWCDLLEEHSVDIIKVRSVVTCDTDFGVCANCYGRDLARGHIINKGEAIGVIAAQSIGEPGTQLTMRTFHIGGAASRAAAESSIQVKNSGSLKLKNAKFVVNAANKLVITSRNTELTLIDEFGRTKESYKVPYGATLAKGDGANVTGGEMVANWDPHTMPVVSEVGGFIRFTDMVDGQTITRQTDELTGLSSIVVLEGAERTGSTKDLRPALKLVDAKGNDVLIPGTDMPAQYFLPGKAIIQLEDGIEINPGDTLARIPQESGGTRDITGGLPRVADLFEARRPKEPAILAEVSGVVSFGKETKGKRRLVITPMDGSDPYEEMIPKWRQLNVFEGELVERGDVISDGPEAPHDILRLRGVHEVTRYIVNEVQEVYRLQGVKINDKHIEVIVRQMLRKGTIVHPGNTEFLEGEQVEYSRIKIANRSLESEGKLGASFARDLLGITKASLATESFISAASFQETTRVLTEAAVAGKRDELRGLKENVIVGRLIPAGTGYAYHQDRMRRRHIEDIASAPQVSAEEASANLAELLNAGLGNSDDE, from the coding sequence GTGAAAGACTTATTGAAGTTTCTGAAAGCGCAAACCAAGACCGAAGAGTTTGACGCCATCAAAATCGCTCTGGCCTCGCCAGACATGATTCGTTCCTGGTCTTTCGGCGAAGTGAAGAAGCCGGAAACCATTAACTACCGTACGTTCAAACCTGAGCGTGACGGTCTGTTCTGCGCCCGTATTTTCGGGCCAGTAAAAGACTATGAGTGCCTGTGCGGTAAGTACAAGCGCTTAAAGCACCGCGGCGTTATCTGTGAGAAGTGCGGCGTTGAAGTGACCCAGACCAAAGTGCGCCGTGAGCGCATGGGCCACATCGAGCTGGCGTCTCCGACCGCTCACATCTGGTTCCTCAAGTCGCTGCCGTCTCGTATCGGCCTGCTGCTTGACATGCCTCTGCGCGACATTGAACGCGTACTGTACTTCGAATCTTACGTTGTAGTCGAAGGCGGCATGACCAATCTGGAAAAGCGCCAGATCCTGACTGAAGAGCAGTATCTGGACGCGCTGGAAGAGTTCGGTGACGAATTCGACGCCAAAATGGGCGCCGAAGCCATTCAGGCTCTGCTCAAGAACATGGATCTGGAGCAGGAGTGCGAGCAGCTGCGCGAAGAGCTGAACGAAACCAACTCAGAAACCAAGCGCAAGAAGCTGACCAAGCGCATCAAGCTGCTGGAAGCGTTCATTCAGTCCGGCAACAAGCCTGAGTGGATGATCCTGACCGTTCTGCCGGTTCTGCCGCCGGACCTGCGTCCGCTGGTTCCGCTGGACGGCGGTCGTTTTGCGACTTCCGATCTGAACGATCTGTATCGCCGCGTGATCAACCGTAACAACCGTCTGAAGCGCCTGCTCGATCTGGCCGCGCCGGACATCATCGTGCGCAACGAAAAGCGTATGCTGCAAGAAGCAGTAGATGCCCTGCTGGATAACGGTCGTCGCGGTCGTGCGATCACCGGTTCTAACAAGCGTCCTCTGAAATCTTTGGCCGACATGATCAAAGGTAAACAGGGTCGTTTCCGTCAGAACCTGCTCGGTAAGCGCGTTGACTACTCCGGTCGTTCTGTAATCACCGTGGGTCCATACCTGCGTCTGCACCAGTGCGGTCTGCCGAAGAAAATGGCTCTGGAACTGTTCAAACCGTTCATCTACGGCAAGCTGGAACTGCGTGGCCTTGCCACCACCATCAAAGCCGCTAAGAAAATGGTTGAGCGTGAAGAAGCTGTCGTTTGGGATATCCTGGACGAAGTTATCCGCGAACACCCGGTACTGCTGAACCGTGCACCGACTCTGCACCGTCTGGGTATTCAGGCATTTGAGCCGGTACTGATCGAAGGTAAAGCTATCCAGCTGCACCCGCTGGTGTGTGCGGCATATAACGCCGACTTCGACGGTGACCAGATGGCTGTTCACGTGCCGCTGACGCTGGAAGCCCAGCTGGAAGCGCGCGCGCTGATGATGTCTACCAACAACATTCTGTCTCCTGCTAACGGTGAGCCTATCATCGTTCCGTCTCAGGACGTGGTGCTGGGTCTGTACTACATGACCCGCGACAAGGTGAACGCCAAGGGCGAAGGCATGGTGTTGAACGGGCCGAAAGAAGCCGAGCGCGTTTACCGTGCCGGTCACGCTGAGCTGCACGCTCGCGTTAAGGTTCGTATCACTGAATACGTTAAAAACGCCGAAGGCGTAATGACGGAAAAAACGGGCCTGGTGGATACCACCGTGGGTCGCGCCATCTTCTGGATGATCGTACCTAAAGGTCTGCCTTACTCCGTGATTAACCAGGCGCTGGGCAAAAAAGCCATCTCCAAGATGATTAACACCTGTTATCGCATCCTGGGGCTGAAGCCTACTGTTATTTTTGCTGACCAAACGATGTATACCGGCTTTGCCTATGCGGCTCGCTCTGGTGCGTCTGTAGGTATCGACGATATGGTGATCCCGGCTAAGAAAGCGGAAATCATCAACGAAGCCGAAACCGAAGTGGCGGAAATTCAGGAGCAGTTCCAGTCTGGTCTGGTAACCGCTGGCGAACGCTACAACAAAGTCATCGATATCTGGGCTGCCGCTAACGAGCGCGTCGCCAAGGCGATGATGGAAAACCTGTCTTCTGAAACCGTTATCAACCGTGACGGCGAAGAAGAGAAGCAGGTTTCCTTTAACAGCATCTTTATGATGGCTGACTCCGGTGCCCGTGGTTCTGCTGCTCAGATCCGTCAGCTGGCCGGTATGCGTGGCCTGATGGCGAAGCCGGACGGCTCCATCATCGAAACGCCGATCACGGCAAACTTCCGTGAAGGTCTGAACGTACTCCAGTACTTCATCTCCACGCACGGTGCGCGTAAAGGTTTGGCGGATACCGCGTTGAAAACCGCGAACTCCGGTTACCTGACTCGTCGTCTGGTTGACGTGGCGCAGGATCTGGTCGTTATCGAAGACGACTGCGGCACCTACGACGGTGTCACCATGACGCCGGTTATCGAAGGTGGCGACGTTAAAGAGCCGCTGCGTGAGCGCGTACTGGGCCGCGTAACGGCTGAAGACGTACTGAAGCCGGGCACTGCCGACATTCTGGTTCCGCGTAATACGCTGCTGAACGAGAAGTGGTGTGACCTGCTGGAAGAGCACTCTGTTGACATCATCAAGGTACGCTCTGTCGTAACCTGTGATACCGACTTCGGCGTGTGTGCTAACTGCTACGGTCGCGACCTGGCTCGTGGTCACATCATCAACAAGGGTGAGGCCATCGGCGTTATCGCTGCACAGTCTATCGGTGAACCGGGTACACAGTTAACCATGCGTACCTTCCACATCGGTGGTGCGGCATCCCGTGCTGCGGCAGAGTCCAGCATTCAGGTGAAGAACTCCGGTAGCCTGAAACTGAAGAACGCCAAGTTCGTGGTTAACGCAGCCAACAAGCTGGTGATTACTTCTCGTAACACTGAGCTGACGCTGATCGACGAGTTCGGTCGTACCAAGGAAAGCTATAAAGTGCCTTACGGCGCAACGCTTGCCAAGGGCGACGGTGCCAACGTCACTGGCGGTGAAATGGTCGCTAACTGGGATCCGCATACCATGCCGGTTGTCTCAGAAGTGGGCGGTTTCATTCGCTTTACCGATATGGTTGACGGTCAGACCATCACTCGTCAGACCGACGAACTGACCGGTCTGTCCTCTATCGTGGTTCTGGAAGGCGCAGAGCGTACCGGCAGCACCAAGGATCTGCGTCCTGCGCTGAAGCTGGTTGATGCTAAAGGTAACGACGTACTGATCCCTGGTACCGACATGCCTGCACAGTACTTCCTGCCGGGTAAAGCCATTATCCAGCTGGAAGACGGCATTGAAATCAATCCGGGTGATACTCTGGCGCGTATTCCGCAGGAATCCGGCGGTACTCGCGATATTACCGGTGGTCTGCCGCGCGTTGCTGACCTGTTCGAAGCCCGTCGTCCGAAAGAGCCTGCTATTCTGGCAGAAGTCAGCGGTGTGGTTTCCTTCGGTAAAGAGACTAAGGGCAAGCGTCGTCTGGTGATCACGCCGATGGACGGCAGCGATCCGTACGAAGAGATGATTCCAAAGTGGCGTCAACTCAACGTGTTTGAAGGCGAACTGGTAGAGCGCGGCGACGTGATCTCCGACGGTCCTGAAGCACCGCACGACATTCTGCGTCTGCGCGGCGTCCACGAAGTGACCCGTTATATCGTCAACGAAGTGCAGGAAGTGTATCGCTTACAGGGCGTTAAGATTAACGATAAGCACATCGAAGTTATCGTTCGTCAAATGCTGCGTAAGGGCACCATCGTGCATCCGGGCAACACCGAGTTCCTGGAAGGCGAACAAGTGGAATACTCCCGTATCAAGATTGCTAACCGCAGTCTGGAATCGGAAGGCAAACTGGGAGCGTCCTTCGCTCGCGACCTGCTGGGTATCACCAAGGCCTCTCTGGCGACCGAGTCCTTCATCTCTGCGGCATCGTTCCAGGAAACGACCCGCGTGTTGACGGAAGCGGCCGTTGCTGGCAAGCGCGACGAACTGCGCGGCTTGAAAGAGAACGTCATCGTGGGTCGTCTGATTCCGGCAGGTACCGGCTATGCCTACCACCAGGATCGCATGCGCCGTCGCCATATAGAAGATATCGCTTCAGCACCGCAGGTAAGTGCAGAAGAGGCATCAGCTAATCTGGCGGAACTGCTAAACGCCGGTCTGGGCAATAGCGACGACGAATAA